The nucleotide sequence GGACATCCGCGGGCTGCTATGATGTTCGGCCAACCTGTATTCAACGGACCGAGAACTGCCCCATGAAACGGCTTGCCCTCAGCGCGGCGCTGCTGCTGACCCTGTCAGCCTGCGCCACCACCAGCGACATCGAAGCAACCCGCAACCAGATCGATCAGGTCAATCGCCAGGCCAGCGCCAGATTGTCCGAAGTGGAAAGCAAGCTGTCCAACGAGAAGCTGCTGGAAATGGTCAATCAGGTAGACAGCCTCAAGGCAGAAGTCGCCAAGCTGCGCGGTGAAGTGGAAGTGGCCAATTACAATCTGCAAACCACGCAGAAGCGGCAGAACGATCTGTATAACGATCTGGATGGCCGGCTGTCCCATCTGGAGAGCGCCGGCAAGGAGGCCGCAGCCCAGCAGGCTGCCAGCCAGCCCGCCGCCACGAGTGCCGCTGCAGCCGATACCCAGACCAGCCCCGATTACGACAAGGCACTGAACCTGCTACGCGCCCGCGACTTCCCCAAGGCCACGAGCGCGCTCAGCCTGTATGTGCAGCAGAACCCGAACACACCGCAGGCGGTGGATGCCTTGTACTGGCTGGGTGTGGCACATACCGCACAGCGCCAGTACGATGCCGCCATCGAGATACACCGCCGCTTTGCCGAGCAGTTTCCCGACAATCCCAAGGCACCGGATGCGCTGCGCAATGTGGCCAACTGCCAGCGTGACCTGGGACAGGCCGACAGCGCCAAGACCACGCTCAAGCGGCTGATCAAACTCTATCCATCTAGCTCCGCCGCGCAGAAGGCGCGCGAGCAACTCGCCAAAATGTAAGCCCTTACCGCCCGGCCGCGCTTTGCGCTGGCTGGGCGGCTGCTCATCCCATGATGCTACCTGCCCCCCTTGAGCTGGCCAGCTTTGGCCTGCTGGCCACGGCCTTGCTGCTGCAAAGCCTCAGCTTGCCGCGCTCCTCGCTGCTTGCCGGTGTGGCGGCCATTGTACTGGCCGTCTGCAGCGGCCTGCTGCAGCCTCTGGGCTTGTTGGCGGTGCTGCTGGCCGGCGGGCTCAGCTATGCGGTTTATCGACGACCCCGCGCCGAATTGCGGGTGCTGTGGATTGCCCTATTGCTGGCCCTGGCGCTGCATGCCTTGCCCGGCTTTGATAATCCCTTGCTGTGGCAGGGCAGGGTGACACCCAATAGCGAGGTGTACCGGCTGTTCTGGAGTTTCGACAAGGGCGTGGCCGGCTGGCTGCTGTTGCTGGGCCTGCACGGTGCGCCGCACCATGGCCGGGCCTGGGGCAGTACCGTCGCCGCCGTGGGTGCATTGTTGCTGCTGCTGGTACTGGGGCTGGCGCAGGAAAGCGGCATGATTGCCTATGCGCCCAAGCTGCCGGTCTGGCTGCTGCCCTGGCTGTTTGCCAATTTCTTTCTTACCGCCCTGCCGGAAGAAGCGCTGTTTCGCCACGGGCTGCAGCGCTGGCTGGAAAACCGGGTAGAACCACTGCCGGCGCTGATTGCCGCCTCGCTGCTGTTTGGTGCCGCACATGTGGCCGGTGGCTGGGGCTGGGTGGGGCTGGCCACGCTGGCCGGGCTGGGCTATGGCCTGATCTATGCCGCCACCCGCCAGGTGGCGCTGGCTGCACTGGCCCATCTGGCCTTCAATACCGCCCACCTGTTGTTGTTCACCTATCCACGGCCGGGCTGAGGGGTGGGTGGCAAATCAGCACAGTGCGATAAATGTCTTGATATCAAAATAAAAAACCATTCCGGCCCACCCCTGCTCTCAGGTAAAATCACGTCTTTATTCCTCCCTGAGCTGCACCGCCATGATTGAAGTTGGCATCGTGATGGGTAGCAACAGCGACTGGGAAGTCATGCAGAACGCCGCTCGCGTACTGAAGGACTTCGGCGTTGCTTTTGAAACCCGCGTCGTCTCCGCCCACCGTACCCCGGACCTGCTGTTCAACTACGCCGAAACCGCTGCCGCGCGCGGTCTGAAAGCCATCATCGCCGGTGCTGGCGGTGCTGCCCACCTGCCGGGCATGCTGGCGGCCAAGACCCACCTGCCGGTGCTGGGCGTGCCGGTGCCGTCCAAATACCTGCGTGGCGAGGATTCGCTGCTGTCCATCGTGCAAATGCCCAAGGGCATCCCGGTGGCCACCTTCGCCATCGGTGAAGCGGGTGCTGCCAATGCCGCGCTGTTTGCCGTGGCCATGCTGGCCAATGCCGTGCCGGAACTGGCGGAAAAGCTGATTGCCTTCCGCAAGCGCCAGGAAGAAACCGTGCTGGCGATGTCGCTGCCGGAGGTCGAGTAAATGGCTGCCATCCTGCCGCCGTCCATGCTGGGCATCCTCGGCGGTGGCCAGCTGGGCCGCATGTTCGCCGTGGCCGCCAAGACCATGGGCTACCGGGTAACGGTGCTGGACCCGGACGCCAACGCGCCGGCTGCCCAGTTTGCTGATGTACACCTGTGTGCGCCCTTCAATGATGCTGCTGCACTCAAGACCCTGGCGCAGACCTGTGCCGCGGTCACCACCGAATTCGAAAACGTCAACGCCGACGCCATGCGCGAACTGGCCCGTACCACCCGCGTGTCGCCCTCGGGCGACTGTGTGGCCATCGCCCAGGACCGCATCGTCGAAAAATCGTGGATCAACAAGGCCGGTCTGCCGACTGCGCCTTATCTGGCCATCGAAAGCGTCGAAGACATCCAGGTCGAGCTGGCGCCCTATCTGCCCGGCATCCTGAAAACCGCCCGTCTGGGTTACGACGGCAAGGGTCAGGTACGGGTCAGCACGGCAGAAGAAGCCCGTGCCGCCTATGCCAATCTGGGTGGTCAGGCCTGTGTGCTGGAAAAGATGCTGGAGCTGAAGCTGGAAGTCTCGGCCATTGTCACCCGCGTCAGCACCGCGCAGATCGCCGTGTTTCCGGTGGCGGAAAACAGCCACGAAAACGGCATTCTGGATGTGTCCATCGTGCCGGCGCGCATTGCCCCGGCGCTGGCCGCATCGGCCCAGCAGATGGCGCAAAGTCTGGCCGAAGCGCTAGACTACGTTGGCGTGCTGGCCGTGGAATTCTTTGTGCTGGCCGATGACAGCCTGGTGGTGAATGAAATCGCCCCGCGCCCGCATAATTCCGGCCATTACACCCTGACCGCCTGCCTCACCGACCAGTTCCAGCAGCAAGTGCGTGCCATGTGCGGCCTGCTGCCCGGCCGCACCGACCTGCTCAGCCCGGTGGTGATGGTGAACCTGCTGGGCGATGTGTGGAAGGAAGACGGCCGCGAACCCAACTGGGACGTGCTGGCCGAAGCCCCCAACGCCCAGCTGCACCTGTACGGCAAGAAGCAGGCACGCCCAGGCCGCAAGATGGGCCATTTCAACGTGATGGCCGCCACTGCCGACGAGGCGCTGGAACAGGCTGAAGCGCTGAAGGATACGCTGTAAGCAGCAATCGGCACTGTTGGCATGGCTGCCAGCGGTGCCGCCAAGTTTTCAATATCGCCGATGGCCCCACGATGGCCTGATGGCCCAGCTCGCAAGCAAGGACGTGTCATGACCGGACTCAATACCACCAATCTGAAAAGCCTGAAGAAAATCTACTCCGGCAAGGTACGCGATCTGTACGAGATCGACGACAAGCGCATGCTGATGATCGCCACCGATCGTCTGTCCGCCTTTGACGTGATTCTGGATGATCCCATCCCGGCCAAGGGCCAGATTCTGACCGCCATTTCCAATTTCTGGTTTGAAACCCTGAAGGACGTGGTGCCCAACCACCTGACTGGCGACAAGCCGGAAGACATGGTATCCGCGGAAGACCTGCCGCAAGTGGAAGGCCGCGCCGTGGTGGCCAAGCGCCTGAAGGCTGTGCCGATCGAAGCCGTGGTGCGCGGCTATCTGGCTGGCTCCGGCTGGAAGGAATACCAGAAGTCCGGCACTGTGTGCGGCATCGCCCTGCCGGCCGGTCTGCAGGAATCCAGCCAGTTGCCCGAGCCCATCTTCACCCCGTCCACCAAGGCGGCAGTGGGCGATCACGACGAAAACATCAGCTACGAGCAGTGCGTGGAGATCGTCGGTGCCGAACTGGCCGCCAAGGTCAGTGCCACCGCCATCCTGCTGTACAAGACCGCAGCCGAATTCGCGGCCAAGCGCGGCATCATCATCTGCGATACCAAGTTCGAGTTTGGTCTGGATGAAGACGGCACCCTGGTGCTGATGGATGAAGCGCTGACGCCGGACTCCAGCCGCTTCTGGCCGGCCGACAGCTATGCCGCCGGCAGCAATCCGCCGTCCTTTGACAAGCAGTTCGTGCGCGACTGGCTGGAAGCTTCCGGCTGGAACAAGCAGGCTCCGGCCCCGGCCGTACCGCTGGATGTGCGCGAGAAGACCGCGGCCAAGTATCGCGAGGCGCTGGAACGGCTGACCGGCAACTAAGAGCCGCTAACAAAAACCCTGCTGCGGCGTTGCGCCACCTTGCCGTACCTTGTGTACTGTCTGCGTCGGCGCGCCTTGCCCCAGGGGCGCTGCGCTATTTTGTTAGCCGCTTTAAGTGATCCACCGAATCATCGCTAGAGCAAACGCCCGGCCTGTCCGGGCGTTGTTACGTCTGGCATGCTGCTTGAGTCACTCATGGCCTGCGCTTACACTCACAGGCCATCCTCCCTTGCCAGACGCCGCCATGACCACCATCCAGCCAGTTCTTGCCACGTCCCGCCTGCAGCTGCTGCCCGCGCACATCGGCCTGGCGCGTGCCATGCTGGATTATCAAGTGCGCAACCGCCAGCACTTTGCCGCCTGGGACCCCAAGCCCGGCGACATGTTCTTTACCGAGCTGTACTGGACCATGCAGCTGCGCCAGCAGGCGCTCAGCTGGGAGCAGGGCCGGGGAGCGCGTTTTTTGCTGACCCAGCCGGAGCAGCCACAGCAGATCGTTGGCACGGTCAGCCTCAGCAATATCGTGCGCGGTGTGTTTCAGGCCGCCCACCTGGGCTATGGCATCGACCACACCCTGCAAGGGCAGGGGCTGATGCATGAGGCGGTAACGGAAGTCATCCGCTTTGCCTTTGCCGACTTGCGTCTGCACCGCCTGCAGGCCAATTACCAGCCGGCCAATGCCCGCAGCGCCGCATTATTGCAGCGACTGGGCTTTGTCGAAGAAGGGCTGGCGCGCGATTACCTGTATATCAACGGCCAGTGGCGCGACCATGTGCTCACCTCGCTCACCCATTCCGGTTTCGATCCGCAACAGATGCTGGCCTGAAACCGCATGGCGGTTGCCAGCCACGGCAAAATCATGTTTTCTGCTAACTGATGCCGCCAATGGGGCGCGGCGGCGGTGCAGTCCCCACACCCCGGCAGTCTGGCACCCGGCTATACCGCGCCGGCAAGCCAGACGCCTTATTTCTGCGAGGAAAACATGGAGCATTTCGATCTGCTGGCGGCCGATGGCCACCGCATTCATGGCTGCCGCTGGCTGCCACCCACCGGGCAGGCGCTACGCGCCGTGCTGCTGATCGCCCACGGCATGAGCGAATATGCCGCCCGTTATCAGCCGGTGGCACAGCTACTGGCGGCACAAGGCATTGCGGTCTACGCCCATGACCATCGCGGCCATGGCCCGCATGCCGCCCATCAGGGCTGGTTTGCCGCCGAGCATGGCTGGGACAAGGTGGTAGGCGATGTGGAATGCGTGCGCCGGCACGCAGCGGCGCAGCATCCGGACCAGCCCTTGCTGCTGTTCGGCCACAGCATGGGGTCCTTTATCGCGCGCAGTTATTTCCTGCAGTACGGTGACAAATTGTCGGGCTTGCTGTTGTCCGCCACCGGCTATCGCCAGCGCCCGCTGGCACGTGTGCTGCGTGCCGTGGCCAGGCTGGCAGGACGCTTGGGCGGCATGAATGCACCCAGCCGTTTCATGGCAAGGCTGGTGTTTGGCAGCTTCAATCTGGCTTTTATTCCCGCACGCACCAGCATGGACTGGCTGTCACGCGATCGTACGCAGGTGGATGCCTATATTGCTGATCCGCTGTGCGGCTTTGATCCCACTCCCGGCTTATGGGTAGACCTGTTCGGCGGCATCATCGCGCTGGAGCAAGGAGAGGCCGCCGCCGCAGGGCGCTTGCCACGGCATTGTCCGGTGTATCTGCTGGCCGGTAGCCGCGATCCGGTCAGCCATGGCCGGCTGGCGCTGGGGCAGCTGGAAATCC is from Aquitalea aquatilis and encodes:
- the ybgF gene encoding tol-pal system protein YbgF, with amino-acid sequence MKRLALSAALLLTLSACATTSDIEATRNQIDQVNRQASARLSEVESKLSNEKLLEMVNQVDSLKAEVAKLRGEVEVANYNLQTTQKRQNDLYNDLDGRLSHLESAGKEAAAQQAASQPAATSAAAADTQTSPDYDKALNLLRARDFPKATSALSLYVQQNPNTPQAVDALYWLGVAHTAQRQYDAAIEIHRRFAEQFPDNPKAPDALRNVANCQRDLGQADSAKTTLKRLIKLYPSSSAAQKAREQLAKM
- a CDS encoding CPBP family intramembrane glutamic endopeptidase, yielding MMLPAPLELASFGLLATALLLQSLSLPRSSLLAGVAAIVLAVCSGLLQPLGLLAVLLAGGLSYAVYRRPRAELRVLWIALLLALALHALPGFDNPLLWQGRVTPNSEVYRLFWSFDKGVAGWLLLLGLHGAPHHGRAWGSTVAAVGALLLLLVLGLAQESGMIAYAPKLPVWLLPWLFANFFLTALPEEALFRHGLQRWLENRVEPLPALIAASLLFGAAHVAGGWGWVGLATLAGLGYGLIYAATRQVALAALAHLAFNTAHLLLFTYPRPG
- the purE gene encoding 5-(carboxyamino)imidazole ribonucleotide mutase — its product is MIEVGIVMGSNSDWEVMQNAARVLKDFGVAFETRVVSAHRTPDLLFNYAETAAARGLKAIIAGAGGAAHLPGMLAAKTHLPVLGVPVPSKYLRGEDSLLSIVQMPKGIPVATFAIGEAGAANAALFAVAMLANAVPELAEKLIAFRKRQEETVLAMSLPEVE
- a CDS encoding 5-(carboxyamino)imidazole ribonucleotide synthase, yielding MAAILPPSMLGILGGGQLGRMFAVAAKTMGYRVTVLDPDANAPAAQFADVHLCAPFNDAAALKTLAQTCAAVTTEFENVNADAMRELARTTRVSPSGDCVAIAQDRIVEKSWINKAGLPTAPYLAIESVEDIQVELAPYLPGILKTARLGYDGKGQVRVSTAEEARAAYANLGGQACVLEKMLELKLEVSAIVTRVSTAQIAVFPVAENSHENGILDVSIVPARIAPALAASAQQMAQSLAEALDYVGVLAVEFFVLADDSLVVNEIAPRPHNSGHYTLTACLTDQFQQQVRAMCGLLPGRTDLLSPVVMVNLLGDVWKEDGREPNWDVLAEAPNAQLHLYGKKQARPGRKMGHFNVMAATADEALEQAEALKDTL
- a CDS encoding phosphoribosylaminoimidazolesuccinocarboxamide synthase translates to MTGLNTTNLKSLKKIYSGKVRDLYEIDDKRMLMIATDRLSAFDVILDDPIPAKGQILTAISNFWFETLKDVVPNHLTGDKPEDMVSAEDLPQVEGRAVVAKRLKAVPIEAVVRGYLAGSGWKEYQKSGTVCGIALPAGLQESSQLPEPIFTPSTKAAVGDHDENISYEQCVEIVGAELAAKVSATAILLYKTAAEFAAKRGIIICDTKFEFGLDEDGTLVLMDEALTPDSSRFWPADSYAAGSNPPSFDKQFVRDWLEASGWNKQAPAPAVPLDVREKTAAKYREALERLTGN
- a CDS encoding GNAT family N-acetyltransferase translates to MTTIQPVLATSRLQLLPAHIGLARAMLDYQVRNRQHFAAWDPKPGDMFFTELYWTMQLRQQALSWEQGRGARFLLTQPEQPQQIVGTVSLSNIVRGVFQAAHLGYGIDHTLQGQGLMHEAVTEVIRFAFADLRLHRLQANYQPANARSAALLQRLGFVEEGLARDYLYINGQWRDHVLTSLTHSGFDPQQMLA
- a CDS encoding alpha/beta hydrolase; protein product: MQSPHPGSLAPGYTAPASQTPYFCEENMEHFDLLAADGHRIHGCRWLPPTGQALRAVLLIAHGMSEYAARYQPVAQLLAAQGIAVYAHDHRGHGPHAAHQGWFAAEHGWDKVVGDVECVRRHAAAQHPDQPLLLFGHSMGSFIARSYFLQYGDKLSGLLLSATGYRQRPLARVLRAVARLAGRLGGMNAPSRFMARLVFGSFNLAFIPARTSMDWLSRDRTQVDAYIADPLCGFDPTPGLWVDLFGGIIALEQGEAAAAGRLPRHCPVYLLAGSRDPVSHGRLALGQLEIRYRDAGLIDIHSHVYPGGRHEMLNESNRAEVVQNMQVWLDRVIKR